Genomic DNA from Porites lutea chromosome 4, jaPorLute2.1, whole genome shotgun sequence:
acaaaaaatgatatGAGCATAAATTCAACACAAGGTTTCAGGTTACAGCGCAGTGAACTTGATTTAGTACAGCTACATGCCGACCTTCCGTAACCTACTAGGCAAGGGTGTCAACGTCACCAGATAATTTCACCGAATATAAAGCCTggcttgtttatgttttacCCGGCGTGAATCAAAGTCTGAGGGTCGAAATGTACCTGCCTGCAAGCACTCATTTGTTAAGGGTCACATTATGTTGCTTACCTGCGACTGCACTGTACATTAACAAGATACAATTCCCTTTCAGCAACTTCTATAGTATTCCTATATCACGACATTTTCTTGTACAAGGTtatttagacacattttagaaTATTTCTTCTGCTCTGTGTCTTGTTAAGACTGGTTTTTGGGACTCAAGGTGGTCAATGGTTGAAACCGATCTAAATACAAGCTGGTCTCTGAAAAGGCCTTGACATAAATAGAGAGGAGTTGCCTACTCCGAGTTATGAGCTCCTGACATCGGAGACCTTATCATCGCTCCCGCTGCTAGGTATGTCTCAGGTTACCTCGCCCTACCTAGGTAGGGCAATGCTATTGCCACATTTGCTGAGTGGACATCATCCTTGTTAATAAGATCAAGTGGAAAACCGTGCCCGTAGGCAGAAACAGTGCATCTTGAATGTcctgtctttttttttgggggggggggggggggaagggggcgggGCGTCATCGAGTATTGCATATACAATCTTGCACCTGTCTCGTTGaatgttttgtctttgtttcacGCCAGTGTTTGATCTTTTCGTTTAATTTGGGATCACGTTCTCCCACAAttcatattaataataattatgcagTAAACgtttttggaaagaaattttcacGTCTGGACCCTTGAACTAAAACAAAGTCGTTCAAACAGATATGCATGTATTCCGTTTCAGCCTCCTCTCTCTCAACACCTGGAGAGTGGGACCTACTCTTCATGTAAGGTCGGTCTGTAACAGAGAGATGGTTGAACTTATATGTAGCATACACTGTAATATCCGCACAATTCTTTACAATGAAAGGCTCGTTAGATTAAAGTGTTGGTTTCTAATCTATGATTATTTACCTTGCAGGAATCCTCTCCCCAATGTACGGCTGCTGTCTTAAGACTTCCATGATTTTGTCTCGCAGAGCTTGAATCTCGTCAATGCTTTTATCTTGCCCTTAAAAACAAATGCAAATACGGAGCAAGCATTGGAGGAGGCTGATAATAGTCTATATCATACAAAAGTCGAAATCAATAACTGTTTAATTATCAATTCCGATCAAATTCCAAGCTCAAGTAAGCTCTTACCTCTATGCAAAATCCCCGTCTTTAAACATTTCCTGTTTCTTAACAGTTTCAGGATATAAAGCCGGATGTTatttcttttgaagaaaattgaagGGTGTTGCCAAGATTTTCCAGAGACGTTTTTAAAATCAAACCCTTACCCCTAAGTCCTCCAGTATCGTTTCGTTCGTTTTTTTTATGGGTATGGTGAGGTTATATAAGGACAGAATGGAAATTGTTTTGGTTACACAGTAAATGCCAAAGTCTAAGAGAACCAATGGAGTCTGGGGACATGGGTTTCAACATCGATggtcatatcttcatttagatTTGTATTCCTACAGGTCACATAATCTTCATTCTCATGTTTCGTTCCCTTTATGGGTATTTTTATGTCTTCCTATATTTCTCGGGCAGTAGTTGGGTGGGTGGGAAATCGTCCGCCATTTTCTCTAGCTCTACACTGCCTTAGGAGCTGAGCCAACGACCCGCCTCTTCGCGTGACGTCTGACAGTGATTTTCTCTTTCATCAGAACAATTTAATTACGATTGACGTCAATCGTAAATCAACAGAAAAACAACTTCCAGGTAAGGTCATTGCCTAGCCAGGGTATTTAAGTCAGTCAGATGGTAAATTGTAAGGTGGCTACGTAATGAAAAGAAATATTCCATAGGCATGATGCAAAACCCATTTGGTTCTTGATGGATTAATAAGGACTTTAACTTATAAATTACCTGCATGGCCACGCCTGAAGACCTTTTTTATTCTGCTTTGATGTAAGTTTGCAGTGTTGTTAATGCTAAAGATGGGACGCACTACGTGTCCTCCATATTCTCTACCAGCAATTTCCCTCTGTATCTCTGACTTCATGGTTGTAATGTCTTCAAATGGTTTGTCTGCATGGGTGCCTACAATGATCACAGGAGGCCGGAGATAAGGCAGCTTATCTTCTTGATCGTCACAAGTTTCTCTTCCTAACCTTGTGATGCTGTGCAAACTGGAAAGCCAAGATAACAAATTCTCAAGATTTGTTTCCCCATTTGGATTGTCCAAAATAACATTGTATGATCCCTGTCTAACACATGGCTTGGCAGTGTCATGTAACGACTTGCTGAGGTTGCAAACCAAGATGTATATCGCACGTGGTGTTAAAAACACGGGATGAGATGCATAATACAGGTGTTGTCCGGCAAAATCCCACAGTTCAACATTGGCTACAGGTTCTTCTTTAACACCTTCACCTTTCGCATACTTTATCAAATCGACAGTTCGCTCTTTGACCTCTTCTGGAGGTGAAGAAATATCAATCATTAACTCACCATCAGGGTCTGCTGATGTGTGCACACTAGCACTGTTCATTTTTGGACTAACAACCTGTAAcagaaaagcaaaataataacCGTTGGACAATAGGGAACCTTTTGTTAGCTAAAAGATCAAGGCACTATCATTGGCGACCTGGGTACCGTGTTAACCAATATGCCATCCGAAACTTTAAAGcaaatttcctcttttttttaaaaaaaaagagtgattttttaaaaacattgcgTTCGTTTGtttgtcaggggcacccgacaactgttttctgtctaatgtctgttcggagaagataatattgcctagaattttgtATTACTTGAGGGCGGCTAAAAAAGTCTAGATGACCAtttcattcatgtacaattttggAAGCTTATCTTattaattccctacgattttcagGAGTTTCATTTTTCACAATTCACACCCCTGGTTAGGTTATTTCTCGTAGGAAAAAgggaacctaaaattttcggattcaaaaatacgatggagagaggaatcaaacaaattttcactttcgtaGTGCGCTGAAATTCGTCTAAAATTTTCCGGGAAATAATTCTGAATTAGGCGCgtgaaatttcgaaaagactcaagttcccctaggatgaccgaacagttttaaattttatagcccaacttagaatgcatttctataggTCTAAAAGTAGTCTGAAtaacctaaaaagtgttttcaatgcatttggGAGGAAACCGTCTTTGGTTGCCCTTGGTTTGTTTAAGTTCACTAGTAAAATGCATATTTATTGAAGCTTTCACATAAAATCAAAGGCGTTTTTTGTAACATCTTATCGAGTATTACAAGACAATAAACAGACTCAATGGACTAGATTCCTCAGCATTTTTTACGTTTTCACATAACTTTCGACCCCTTTTGAAGAGCTAACCACCATTTGAAACCGTACGCCTGAACCCTGGGTTAAAGACATTCTCGAGTGTTTGATATACAGCtatttaaaataagaaattcaGGAGAAAGTGTAACAGATTTtatggcaagtgaaaaatagtttaaaatatttctttttatacGTGTGATGGGTGTTCGTAATGATCCGCAATGTAAATacatggttcgtacaacttcagacgaacaaatttcaaggactcTTTAAGGTTTTTAAAGGgcaaattacagttttcaaggattAAGATTTATCTTATAAATCGGCATTCTTTAACCCCTTTTGAACACCTTGTTGGCTAAAACACGTCATGGAAccatttatgatttttttccttcgaTCAGCCATGTttgatcacattattttaaAGTCCTTTCCGAAAcaacactttgcaaaatgactgggTATGGCTTGGAATTGCATCTGAGGTACAGAAAtagaataaagaaacagaaataattaATTGTTCAtgcaggaaaatgtttttacgtTCTCCCTTAATTTTTACGGTTTCTTACTTTTTTACAGTTTCTTTCTTCATCCTCTCCAAAGGATGAGCCAATATTTCCGTCTGcgaaataatttaattttacagaaaatggtGTCTGGTGTAGACAAGGTAGTGGGTTTCATGGAGTTTTCAactacttttcaaggaccttaacCGAATTCAGAAGAACTCTTGGAGACGACTAGtactaaaattcaagacctttttttAAGATTGAACGAACTATGTAAACACGATTTTATCAGGATTTGCAAAACCTCAGACAAACCTGCTGGGCTTACAAATAAATCTTCCTTTTCTCCCTCAGTATCACCAACCTGTTTCCAGTTCTTGTAATCATCAACATGAAGGTCATTGGCGTgtgtttcctttttctcctcCTGAGCCCGATTGGACTGCACGGGAATGAACAGCTTTTCCACCACCACCTCTGCCACAGCTTTCGAACATCCCAACAAACCCTGTTTACTTCCATCAATAGGCTGCCAATTCTCAGCCTCATCAACATCCACTTGAAAGAGTGAAGGATCCACTTCAATTCCTGTTGTACTGTTTTCTTTTGGATTGAACGGCAAGCCGATGAGAGATTTCTTCAAACTTGTTTTTCCTGCCCCATCCTGACCAATAAAGAATACCCGACCACGGTAGATATTAACAGCTCCATCTCTAAGAGCACTTTGATAAGCAAGCTTTGCTCTTTCTCCTCGTGCTTCTATTTCTGTAGGAACTAAACAGAGTAAAAATACATCATAATGAATAATGCTGCATGAGTTTTATTTTAACCTAAACATTGTAAACAATACATGCAGTGTGCACGACTCGTGAACGCTAAAGTGCCCAAGCTCGCCTTGAGTCCCATTGCAGCTCGGTGTTTAGCCACTGCTCGACTGGTGCCTAAGCTATGATGGTCATGAGGgcaagggggaagggggagggggagggagctCTATCCCATCAGAGACTTTGTTCCACATTCGCAACATGATAAAAATTTTGCCTTTCGGTGATCTATCAGTATACACTTACAACCACTAACGCGGCTGTAAGTTCTATCTCTATCTTACAActgtaagaaaaatttgaaagatCATTCCCTATTGAGTAAACAAGCTCTCCGAGCTCTCCAAGCTTTTCAATGCCTCGTTGATCCTGTAGCAAAATTATTGTAATAACAGATATTACTCACAACcgatttaaaatttgaaaagtaaCGCTAGAAATAAACAAAGTAATTATTAAAACATGCAAATGCAACTAGAACTTTAACAAATGATCATTTAATCCAAATATCTCTGCCTTCACCTGCAATATCAGTTTCTACCAACATTCCTGTCTTCTCCCATTTCAGAGCACATCTTATGGCATCAACATTTAAAGGATTACCACTCACATACAGCTTCCTTAGCTCCTTCAGGTCACCAATTTCAGCCGGTAGTTCTGCAAGTTTGTTGTCATTTAAGTACAGCCCTTTAAGCTtgttcagcttctgtatactggtaggcaAACCAGCCAACTGGTTGTTACAAGCACTCAGCTCCCTCAGCTCCTTCAGGTCCCCAATCTCAGCAGGTAGTTCTGTTATCTTGTTATTATCCAAGTACAGCACTTCAAGCTtgttcagcttctgtatactggtaggtacaCAAATCAGCTGGTTGTTACTCACATTCAGTTCTCTCAACTCCCTCAGGACGCCAATGGCAGAAGGCAGTTCCGTCAGTTTGTTATTGGCCAAAAACAAGCCTACAAGCTTCTTTAGCCTCTGTAATTGGCTAGGCAAACAAACTAACACGTTGTTACTCACGCTCAACCACTTCAGCTCCTTGAGGTCACCAATCTCAGGAGAAAGTTCTTTCAGTTCGTTATCATCGAAATGCAGCCCTTTAAGCTTCTTCAGGTTCTGTATACTGGACGGTACCCAGTCCAACTGATTTTTATTCACTCTCAGCCACTTCAGCTCTTTTAGGTCACCAATTTCAGCAGGTAGTTCTGTTAAGTTGTTATCATCCAAGTACAGCCCTTCAAGCCTtttcagcttctgtatacttGTAGGTAAGCTAGCCAATTGGTTGTTACTCACACACAACTCCCTCAGCTCTTTAAGGCTGCCAATCTCAGCAGGTAGTTCAGTTACTTTGTTATTATCCAAATACAGCATTTCAAGCTTGTTCAGcgtctgtatactggtaggtacaCAACCCAGCTGGTTGTTACTCACTCTCAGCTCCCTTAGCTCCTTCAGGTCGCCAGTCTTAGAAACTAGTTCTGTTAAATTTGCATTATTCAAGTATAGTCCTACAAGTTTTTTCAGCTTTTGTATTCTGGCTGGTACACAGCAGACCAACGGGTTGTTACTCACACTTAGCCACTTCAGCTCCTTCAGTTCACTGATCTCAGCCGGTAGTTCTGTTATGTCATTATCATCGAAGTGTAGCCCTTTAAGCCtgttcagcttctgtatactggtaggaaCACAAATCAACTGATTGTTATTTACACGTAACCACTTAAGCACCTTCAGGTCACCAATTTCAGCAGGTAGTTCTGATAAATTGTTATTATCCAAGTACAGCCCCTCAAGCTTTTCCAGCTTTTGTATACTTGTTGGTAGAGCAGCTAACTGGTTGTTGCTCACACTCAATTCCGTCAGCTCCTTCAGGTCGCCAATCTCAGCAGGTAATTCCACTACTTTGTTATCATCCAAGTACAGCATTCCAAGCTTGTTCAGCTTTTTTATACTTGTAGGCACACAAGTCAACTGGTTATTACTCACTTTCAGCTCCCTCAGCTCCTTCAGGTCACCAATTTCAGCGGGCAACTCcgttaatttattattaaccAAGTATAGTCCAACGAGCTTGTTTAGCTTCTGTATTCCGGTAGGTACACAAACTAATGGGTTGTTACTCACACTCAGCCACTTCAGCTCCATTAATTCACCAATCTCAGCAGGTAGTTCTGTGAGGCCGTTTTCATCAAAGTGCAGTCCTTCAAGTTTGGTCAGGTTCCTTATGCTGGTAGGTACACAAACCAACTGATTGTTTCTCACACTCAGCCATCTCAGCTTCTTTAGACCCCCAATCTCAGCAGGTAGTTCCGTTAACTTGTTATGATTCAGGTAGAGCCCTTCAAGCCTGTTCAATTTCTGTATACTAGTAGGTATACAAATCAACTGGTTGTTACTTACACTCAGCTCCGTCAGCTCCTTAAGGTCGCCAACCTCGGCAGGTAGTTCAGTTAGTTTGTTTTCATCCAAGATGAGCCTGGTAAGATTTTTCAGCATGTTAATTCTTGCTGATAATTCAGTCAGGTTATTTATATCCAGCCTAAGTTTTTGCACTTCACTCAGCTCAGTGACTTCATCAGGTATCTTGGATAGCCCTTTTCCACTCAGATTCAAAACTGCCAATCCATCTTCACAATAAACCCAAGCTTTCAACTTTGTTGTTCTTGAATAATGCTCCATTTTGAAACTATTAAAGGTAGTCTTATTCTTTTCTGTAATCTAAAATCATTAAGAAAAGTCATTAGCGTAATAcacattattattaattagaTTAGAGTACAAGTGCAAAATTTTCCTCCAGTGCTGTTTAGTAGATGGTTTGAACCTAGGAGTCATGTTGTTAGTAGTAGAATatgacccgggggggggggggggggtactccctataatggcctatacgggcttctggtatatgaaagggtagggagtttactcgttgaagtatataaaagggtagggaaatcagTCATCTGGGTTTCTGCGAAAAGGCCCAATAGGGCTAACAGAGGAATTTTAGGGccttataaagtcgagaaaacgttctgtttttgtgattgattcctatttaaaagacagtgcatttacagcagttaaaagggacgCAAAgctctaaacaaggtatgtgaaaggggtaccatttgtcaatagaaggtatacgaaagggttatctttttcatgaaaaattgtATATAAAAgtgtaaggggttggacctcgggagagcctccccgtataaacatttgttgagtactcCCCCTCCCCAGGAAATATAATCGTCCGGGTGAGTATATTCTTAAATAGGATTGttcaacctgtgcggtagtcatcttcagagtgaAGCAACACGGCATGCCGTTAATGGTATTAACCCCGAGTAGTTATAACATGGTTATCTTTTAAGTCACGATGTCACTAGTCGTCAGTTAGTTAAGTTCTGGTGTTATCGGCTAGTAGTGAGtagtgcgtttcgatccgtcttttCTCATTGTCATATGTAACGGTGGTTTATTTTAAGTCGAAATAGCCGGTTTGTTCATTCATTAGCAGACTTAGCAAGGACCAACAACATaagcgtttttctttttctcgggACAAATATCATTTCAAACTTCATTTATAGCTGAAAGTACAAATAGTTTTACTTAGTGACATTT
This window encodes:
- the LOC140932877 gene encoding uncharacterized protein; protein product: MEHYSRTTKLKAWVYCEDGLAVLNLSGKGLSKIPDEVTELSEVQKLRLDINNLTELSARINMLKNLTRLILDENKLTELPAEVGDLKELTELSVSNNQLICIPTSIQKLNRLEGLYLNHNKLTELPAEIGGLKKLRWLSVRNNQLVCVPTSIRNLTKLEGLHFDENGLTELPAEIGELMELKWLSVSNNPLVCVPTGIQKLNKLVGLYLVNNKLTELPAEIGDLKELRELKVSNNQLTCVPTSIKKLNKLGMLYLDDNKVVELPAEIGDLKELTELSVSNNQLAALPTSIQKLEKLEGLYLDNNNLSELPAEIGDLKVLKWLRVNNNQLICVPTSIQKLNRLKGLHFDDNDITELPAEISELKELKWLSVSNNPLVCCVPARIQKLKKLVGLYLNNANLTELVSKTGDLKELRELRVSNNQLGCVPTSIQTLNKLEMLYLDNNKVTELPAEIGSLKELRELCVSNNQLASLPTSIQKLKRLEGLYLDDNNLTELPAEIGDLKELKWLRVNKNQLDWVPSSIQNLKKLKGLHFDDNELKELSPEIGDLKELKWLSVSNNVLVCLPSQLQRLKKLVGLFLANNKLTELPSAIGVLRELRELNVSNNQLICVPTSIQKLNKLEVLYLDNNKITELPAEIGDLKELRELSACNNQLAGLPTSIQKLNKLKGLYLNDNKLAELPAEIGDLKELRKLYVSGNPLNVDAIRCALKWEKTGMLVETDIAVPTEIEARGERAKLAYQSALRDGAVNIYRGRVFFIGQDGAGKTSLKKSLIGLPFNPKENSTTGIEVDPSLFQVDVDEAENWQPIDGSKQGLLGCSKAVAEVVVEKLFIPVQSNRAQEEKKETHANDLHVDDYKNWKQVVSPKMNSASVHTSADPDGELMIDISSPPEEVKERTVDLIKYAKGEGVKEEPVANVELWDFAGQHLYYASHPVFLTPRAIYILVCNLSKSLHDTAKPCVRQGSYNVILDNPNGETNLENLLSWLSSLHSITRLGRETCDDQEDKLPYLRPPVIIVGTHADKPFEDITTMKSEIQREIAGREYGGHVVRPIFSINNTANLHQSRIKKVFRRGHAGQDKSIDEIQALRDKIMEVLRQQPYIGERIPARWLTFEKVISALLSREVYHLTVEQLRTYAKDKCFINDEEEFTTMVNFYHDLGIIIRHSCTVILSAKWLIDLFRQLITIPYFTNTEPKVSKHWKEVEESGVLSMELVDHVFSKFLLKGVVREDILDMMEQFGLIAKFSPAKTDKKYFVPSQLKVPPDLLCAMVPSSSDPCPLYVYFVTGFVPHGLFTRLVSGLIGWCSEAGPTQPPTLYQSGAWFVIGRQIVHDFVLICKKQFIKFFIKQRAQCQHISEDDTSEVAVQVREFVEATLKALSNDLLYLRGLQYQIRVACPYCQLEECSGHNQMACTHEHCLHLLELKQGDPLICKKKPSGELLTVRGQEKWFLPRPTKEVHPLPSAFTTARSHAEHLILKVALLANEWGSSKGGLSTMNRTLAINLAQHANVEVTILAPEFACSEEDKRVAESHKISISEAQRRPGFSNPLVWLCFPPRDLDIQVVIGHGAKLGKQAQIIRESHCCKWVQVVHTEPEELAMHKNYPSAIAKGEGKNRAEVDLCKIADVVVAVGPKLKEAYSSKLRSSHQDIIQFVPGSFAELSDIEHATQESAIFKVLTIGRGDFEDLSIKGYDIAAKAIVELQDSSYRLIFVGAPNGKQDEVAEILLQTGISRNQLTVRSFIKSKKKLKELFCEVDMAIMPSRTEGFGLTALEAMSAGLPILVSGNSGFGEVLRGLTVGKSLVIDSDDPEEWAKGIDAIRKKSRKQRLDEIQILRKSYEERFSWKRQCQSLVDRMWKMVYGEK